The following are encoded together in the Methanobrevibacter sp. genome:
- a CDS encoding 50S ribosomal protein L18e, whose amino-acid sequence MVKKVIKTNPNLIELINKLYEQSRNEDAAIWKDVAQRLERSNRRTAEVNLSDIARHAEAGETVLVPGKVLSNGDLENKVDVVALKFSAKAQEKIEAAGGECISIEEIIESNPKGSNIRIME is encoded by the coding sequence ATGGTTAAGAAAGTAATAAAAACAAATCCTAACCTTATTGAACTTATTAATAAACTTTATGAACAATCAAGAAATGAAGATGCAGCTATTTGGAAAGATGTTGCACAAAGACTTGAAAGGTCCAATAGAAGAACCGCTGAAGTAAATTTGTCTGATATTGCAAGACATGCTGAAGCTGGTGAAACTGTATTAGTACCTGGTAAAGTTTTATCAAATGGTGATTTAGAAAACAAAGTAGATGTTGTAGCATTAAAATTCTCAGCTAAAGCACAAGAAAAAATTGAAGCTGCTGGTGGAGAATGCATCTCAATTGAAGAAATTATAGAAAGTAATCCTAAAGGATCTAACATA
- a CDS encoding DNA-directed RNA polymerase subunit D — MEIELKSQSENEIVFIVRDAEVPFINAIRRCAMVNVPKIAIEDVNIIRNDSAMFNEVLAHRLGLTPLVSDLDALEGLSLPEDDDWDVYDNGIMFSLNEEGPKVVYSKDLISSDSKIKPVYDTIPLVKLKEGEELNIEAVAKVGYGKEHAKWMPTTVCAYKQYPEITFNEDVEIDYDCAQACPRGILKSDRRSKKIKILDIEDCAMCKSCVRASDNGYINVGFRPNDFIFRIETDGAMPPKEVLLKACDVLGEKADKFIGFSEEGGSK, encoded by the coding sequence ATGGAGATAGAATTAAAAAGTCAAAGCGAAAATGAAATTGTTTTCATTGTTCGTGATGCAGAAGTGCCTTTTATCAATGCTATTAGAAGATGTGCAATGGTTAATGTACCTAAAATAGCAATTGAAGATGTGAATATTATTAGAAACGATTCTGCAATGTTTAATGAGGTACTTGCTCATAGACTTGGTTTAACTCCTTTAGTTTCTGATTTGGATGCACTTGAAGGATTATCATTACCAGAAGATGATGATTGGGATGTGTATGATAACGGAATAATGTTCTCTTTAAATGAAGAAGGACCTAAAGTAGTTTATTCTAAGGATTTAATATCTTCAGACTCAAAAATTAAACCAGTATACGACACTATTCCTTTAGTAAAACTTAAAGAAGGCGAAGAACTTAACATTGAAGCTGTCGCTAAAGTTGGATATGGAAAAGAACATGCTAAATGGATGCCAACAACAGTATGTGCATACAAGCAATATCCTGAAATTACATTTAATGAGGATGTTGAAATCGATTATGACTGTGCTCAGGCATGTCCTAGAGGTATTTTAAAATCAGATAGAAGATCTAAAAAAATTAAAATCTTAGACATTGAAGATTGTGCTATGTGTAAAAGCTGTGTAAGGGCTTCTGACAATGGCTACATCAATGTTGGATTCCGTCCAAATGATTTTATTTTCAGAATTGAAACTGATGGTGCAATGCCTCCTAAAGAAGTTTTATTAAAAGCATGTGACGTATTAGGTGAAAAAGCAGATAAGTTTATCGGATTTAGTGAAGAAGGAGGAAGTAAATAA
- a CDS encoding 30S ribosomal protein S11, with product MAKDEKWGIANIYSSFNNTIITVTDITGAETISQWSGGKVVRADRQQASPFAAMAAATRIADDAKEKGFVGLHIKVRAPGGNGPRSPGPGAQATIRALARAGIKIGKIEDITPIPHDGTGRPGGKRGRRV from the coding sequence ATGGCAAAAGATGAAAAATGGGGTATAGCTAATATTTACTCATCATTTAACAACACTATTATTACTGTAACAGACATTACTGGTGCTGAGACTATTTCTCAATGGTCTGGTGGAAAAGTTGTTCGTGCAGACAGACAACAAGCTTCACCTTTCGCAGCAATGGCTGCAGCAACTAGAATAGCTGATGATGCTAAAGAAAAAGGATTTGTTGGATTACATATTAAAGTAAGAGCTCCTGGTGGAAATGGACCTAGAAGTCCTGGACCTGGTGCACAAGCAACTATTCGTGCTTTAGCAAGAGCTGGAATTAAAATAGGAAAAATCGAAGATATTACTCCTATTCCTCACGATGGTACTGGAAGACCTGGTGGTAAAAGAGGAAGAAGAGTTTAA